A DNA window from Luteolibacter luteus contains the following coding sequences:
- a CDS encoding lectin-like domain-containing protein, whose product MTPKKYPDINPGHSGNLPTPSRFTWKPLALATIAILMGGSASAAQKTYQYFRFQPTKIQNNNTQMQLAEFTFSVNGTLLNLNNRNGSNASVVPVTVTAGGQDPNAGEGPGKVADGLPLIGGNPLPVGQTSTKWFNGAALAVPLDFAFTEPVTVDSYNFCTANDSVAYNRSPVSWNLWGRTEEGDWELLDARNNVAIVNQNHTYQAGFTIPESVAPVINYFNIINTEFEGTAAIVKNGEQVTLEWDSLYGDLDGTTLAPAPGDVDQFGFLAVTPPSNATTVYTLTAEQAATSQAATANVTVRSVAGGASNFRYVRFKATKLRSGVGTGTIQLAEFELYSGESKLTEISVTNPGGDTPDAEGVEKLIDGIVAEGGNKWLDFTNSPVVFDLGTVSPTFDRYAFVTGGDAPERDPIQWTLEGSDDGVVWNLIEKVDFDYPTPERRLATTRTIPLPGISVVQPPEIAFFRARRDTSLPDDPIIFSWEVSGADSIKITPGTGEELPASGTLEFVATSDAVYTITATNAGGPATKSLSFGAVATPPASISYEDFSSAGDEFVLLGDASLVNDSPQIPNPGDVVRLRMVPDEAGKHGVSWYNQRIDLSGGFDTTFGLQLTCAHRGYGAEGLGFMIQNTPEGAAALPQDNGPASNALTVKFSSWENAEGILNEARINVFAGATKIGTSDLRQVSGITLRGQTYSTLTGPVDGTPYVVRVVYVPGDLDVYVDGVLALDSLDVDLGDIGAIDSEGTSYVGFVARTGGWDQASDITDWTMSATAGPGPAAPLTLASSAINPLTGNASFTWLSTAGKEYRITASTDLITFPTILMQDIPSEGVMTSRSVTFTPGTKLFFRIEEE is encoded by the coding sequence ATGACCCCGAAAAAATACCCCGACATCAATCCCGGGCATTCCGGGAACCTCCCCACACCATCGCGATTCACCTGGAAGCCACTAGCCTTGGCTACCATTGCGATATTGATGGGCGGTTCCGCCTCGGCTGCGCAAAAAACCTACCAGTACTTCCGGTTCCAGCCGACGAAGATCCAGAACAACAACACGCAGATGCAGCTTGCGGAGTTCACCTTCTCGGTGAACGGAACCCTGCTGAATCTGAACAACCGCAACGGTTCAAATGCCAGCGTGGTCCCGGTGACGGTGACTGCGGGTGGTCAGGATCCGAACGCGGGTGAGGGCCCTGGCAAGGTGGCCGACGGTCTACCGCTGATCGGGGGCAATCCGCTTCCCGTCGGGCAGACTTCCACGAAGTGGTTCAACGGTGCCGCCCTTGCCGTGCCGCTGGACTTCGCCTTCACCGAGCCGGTGACGGTGGACTCTTACAATTTCTGCACCGCGAATGATAGCGTGGCCTACAACCGGTCGCCGGTTTCGTGGAACCTCTGGGGACGAACCGAGGAGGGGGACTGGGAGCTGCTGGACGCGCGGAACAACGTCGCGATCGTCAACCAGAACCACACCTACCAAGCCGGCTTCACGATCCCGGAAAGCGTGGCTCCGGTGATCAACTACTTCAACATCATCAACACCGAGTTTGAAGGCACGGCGGCGATCGTGAAGAACGGAGAACAGGTGACGCTGGAGTGGGATTCCCTGTATGGAGATTTGGATGGAACCACACTCGCGCCTGCGCCGGGGGATGTGGATCAATTCGGATTCCTTGCGGTCACGCCACCCTCGAATGCGACGACGGTCTACACCTTGACTGCGGAGCAAGCAGCGACTTCCCAAGCGGCAACGGCCAATGTGACCGTGCGCTCGGTAGCCGGCGGCGCGTCCAATTTCCGCTATGTCCGCTTCAAGGCGACGAAGCTGAGAAGCGGAGTGGGAACCGGGACGATCCAGCTCGCGGAATTCGAACTCTATAGCGGGGAGTCGAAGCTTACGGAGATCTCCGTGACCAATCCGGGTGGCGATACTCCGGATGCGGAGGGCGTCGAAAAGCTGATCGATGGCATCGTGGCGGAAGGCGGGAACAAGTGGCTCGACTTCACCAACTCCCCGGTGGTCTTCGACTTGGGCACCGTGAGTCCAACTTTTGATCGCTACGCTTTCGTGACGGGCGGTGATGCTCCCGAACGCGATCCGATCCAGTGGACGCTCGAAGGCAGCGATGACGGTGTGGTCTGGAACCTGATCGAGAAGGTGGACTTCGATTATCCGACCCCGGAACGCCGGCTCGCTACTACCCGCACGATTCCTCTGCCGGGTATTTCCGTGGTCCAACCACCGGAGATCGCCTTCTTCCGAGCCAGACGTGATACCTCGCTGCCGGATGATCCGATCATCTTCTCGTGGGAGGTGAGCGGTGCGGATTCGATCAAGATCACGCCTGGCACCGGCGAGGAGCTGCCCGCCAGCGGTACGCTGGAATTCGTAGCGACTTCCGATGCGGTCTACACGATCACCGCGACGAACGCGGGCGGTCCTGCCACCAAGTCGCTGAGTTTCGGCGCGGTGGCCACGCCTCCTGCAAGCATCAGCTATGAGGATTTCTCCTCGGCCGGTGATGAGTTCGTGCTGCTTGGCGACGCCTCGCTGGTGAATGATAGTCCGCAGATTCCGAATCCGGGTGATGTGGTGCGTCTCCGCATGGTGCCGGATGAGGCTGGAAAGCACGGGGTTTCCTGGTATAACCAGCGGATCGATCTGAGCGGTGGCTTTGATACGACCTTCGGACTTCAGCTCACCTGTGCCCATCGTGGCTATGGAGCGGAAGGTCTGGGCTTCATGATCCAGAATACCCCGGAAGGTGCGGCGGCTTTACCCCAGGACAATGGTCCGGCCTCCAATGCGCTGACCGTGAAATTCTCCTCATGGGAAAATGCCGAGGGCATCCTCAATGAAGCCCGTATTAATGTCTTTGCGGGAGCAACGAAGATCGGCACCTCCGATCTCCGCCAGGTTTCAGGCATTACCCTGCGTGGCCAGACATACTCCACTCTCACCGGGCCGGTCGATGGAACTCCTTATGTCGTTCGCGTCGTCTATGTCCCCGGAGATCTGGATGTCTATGTGGATGGCGTTCTGGCCTTGGACAGTCTGGACGTGGATCTGGGAGACATCGGAGCGATCGATAGCGAAGGGACGTCTTACGTCGGCTTCGTGGCCCGCACGGGCGGATGGGATCAGGCCAGTGACATCACCGATTGGACGATGTCCGCGACGGCGGGTCCCGGACCGGCGGCGCCGCTGACGCTGGCCAGCAGCGCGATCAATCCGCTGACGGGCAATGCGAGCTTCACCTGGCTCTCCACGGCGGGGAAGGAGTATCGCATCACGGCGTCCACCGATCTGATTACCTTTCCGACGATCCTGATGCAGGATATCCCGTCTGAAGGTGTAATGACGAGCCGGTCGGTAACCTTCACTCCGGGAACCAAGCTCTTCTTCCGGATCGAGGAAGAATAA
- a CDS encoding PepSY-associated TM helix domain-containing protein codes for MFRPFRKILFWLHLVAGVAAGLVILVMATSGTLLSFERQITESVDGYQVSMPIDVQKKGPEELFAALQAAEPGAAPTGMVVSYDPTQAVAFQFGKEKTLFLNPYSGEVLGEGAKGTRGFFQFVTGVHRWLAMKGESQKTGQAITSAAAVVFFFLILSGLVLWIPKRWTRRGLKVITLPQGGLKGRAWNWSWHNVLGFWFALPLLVICTTGLVIAYPWANALLFRAVGEEAPPPKGPPGGGKPGMGGRGPGSPQAGPVSTAGWNRAFEFAKESSETWKSIQFQFPQGKEAIFNVFDGHRGRPDLKQMVTVDLSTGELRKIEKFEEQSRGRQLRQWVRWAHTGEAGSWIGQAVAGLSAAAAVMLVWTGLALAWRRFFKKKSTVEAPLAE; via the coding sequence ATGTTCCGTCCCTTTAGAAAGATCTTGTTCTGGCTTCACCTCGTCGCCGGCGTGGCGGCGGGCCTGGTGATCCTCGTGATGGCCACCAGTGGCACGCTGCTGTCCTTCGAGCGGCAGATCACGGAGTCTGTCGATGGCTACCAGGTCTCCATGCCGATCGATGTGCAGAAGAAGGGGCCGGAGGAACTGTTCGCCGCCTTGCAAGCCGCGGAGCCCGGTGCGGCTCCCACGGGGATGGTCGTTTCCTACGATCCCACGCAAGCGGTGGCCTTCCAATTCGGCAAGGAGAAGACCCTTTTCCTGAATCCCTATAGCGGCGAAGTGCTGGGCGAGGGAGCCAAGGGCACGCGCGGATTTTTCCAGTTCGTCACCGGCGTGCACCGCTGGCTGGCGATGAAGGGGGAGTCTCAGAAGACCGGACAAGCGATCACCTCGGCTGCGGCGGTGGTGTTCTTTTTCCTCATCCTCAGCGGTCTGGTGCTGTGGATACCGAAGCGCTGGACGCGCCGCGGGCTGAAGGTGATCACGCTTCCGCAAGGGGGCCTCAAGGGCAGGGCTTGGAATTGGAGCTGGCACAACGTGCTTGGCTTCTGGTTCGCGCTGCCGCTGCTGGTGATCTGTACGACTGGCCTCGTCATTGCCTATCCGTGGGCGAATGCCTTGCTCTTTCGTGCGGTGGGTGAAGAAGCGCCGCCGCCGAAGGGCCCGCCGGGTGGCGGAAAGCCGGGGATGGGCGGACGTGGTCCGGGGTCTCCGCAAGCGGGGCCGGTTTCCACGGCGGGATGGAACCGTGCTTTCGAATTCGCGAAGGAATCGAGCGAGACCTGGAAATCGATCCAGTTTCAATTTCCGCAAGGGAAGGAAGCCATTTTCAATGTCTTCGACGGTCACCGTGGCCGTCCTGATCTGAAGCAGATGGTCACGGTGGACCTGTCCACCGGTGAACTCCGCAAAATTGAGAAATTCGAGGAACAAAGCCGTGGCCGCCAATTGCGGCAGTGGGTCCGCTGGGCTCACACGGGTGAGGCTGGATCGTGGATTGGGCAGGCCGTAGCCGGCTTGTCCGCGGCTGCGGCCGTGATGCTGGTTTGGACCGGCTTGGCCTTGGCGTGGCGCAGGTTCTTCAAGAAGAAGAGCACTGTAGAAGCGCCATTGGCGGAGTGA
- a CDS encoding DUF4198 domain-containing protein has product MFKKSLGVAALLALSSSPVLAHRFWIIPSTSVLSGENAWVSFDAAISNNLFFANHVAAPLQSLIATGPDGKAVEVQNGKEGKIRTTFDIELTKPGTYKVASVRSMLSAQWKEGEETKRWRGPAAEFAKQNLKGKPELKVFENQTRVETVVTSGEPSNEVLKPTGKGLELVVDKNHPNDLFAGEKASFGLALNGKAAPNVKITVVKGDDRYRNEPGETEVTTNENGIFEVSFSEPGRYWLNATLESEAGEFEGVPMGSRVSYTTTFEVLPE; this is encoded by the coding sequence ATGTTCAAGAAATCCCTCGGCGTCGCCGCTTTGCTCGCCCTTTCCTCCAGCCCGGTGCTGGCGCACCGCTTCTGGATCATCCCCTCGACCTCCGTGCTTTCCGGTGAGAACGCATGGGTGAGTTTCGATGCTGCGATCTCGAACAATCTCTTCTTCGCCAACCACGTTGCGGCACCGCTGCAATCGCTGATCGCTACCGGTCCGGACGGCAAGGCCGTGGAGGTGCAGAACGGCAAGGAAGGAAAGATCCGCACCACCTTCGACATCGAACTGACCAAGCCGGGCACCTACAAGGTGGCATCGGTGCGCTCGATGCTTTCCGCCCAGTGGAAGGAAGGCGAGGAGACGAAGCGCTGGCGCGGTCCGGCTGCCGAGTTCGCCAAGCAGAATCTGAAAGGCAAGCCGGAGCTGAAGGTTTTCGAAAACCAGACCCGCGTGGAAACCGTGGTGACCTCCGGCGAGCCGAGCAATGAGGTGCTAAAGCCGACGGGCAAGGGCCTGGAGCTGGTGGTGGACAAGAACCACCCGAATGACCTCTTCGCTGGCGAGAAGGCTTCCTTTGGCTTAGCCCTGAATGGCAAGGCGGCGCCGAACGTCAAGATCACCGTGGTGAAGGGCGACGACCGCTACCGCAACGAGCCGGGCGAAACGGAGGTGACCACCAATGAAAACGGCATCTTCGAAGTCTCCTTCTCCGAGCCGGGCCGCTACTGGCTGAATGCCACGCTCGAGAGCGAGGCAGGCGAGTTTGAAGGCGTCCCCATGGGTAGCCGCGTGTCTTACACGACCACCTTCGAAGTGTTGCCGGAATAA
- a CDS encoding DUF2271 domain-containing protein has protein sequence MNKKTLLALLTMLASPTGFAGEVKLTIEIPRLEVAEYHRPYVASWIQAPDGTVVKNLSVWYDTDMKDAEGEKWLKDIRQWWRKSGRSLKMPVDGVSGPTKPVGTHTSTVPVKVFDPAALPAGDYEVVVEASREVGGREMLRLPFKWDGHAAVDTATQGKTELGKIKFTITP, from the coding sequence ATGAACAAGAAAACGCTCCTCGCGCTTCTAACGATGCTTGCGAGTCCCACCGGATTTGCCGGTGAGGTCAAATTAACCATAGAAATCCCCCGTCTGGAGGTGGCCGAATATCATCGGCCCTACGTGGCCTCCTGGATCCAGGCTCCGGACGGTACCGTCGTGAAGAACCTGAGTGTGTGGTACGACACCGACATGAAGGACGCCGAAGGGGAGAAGTGGCTGAAGGATATCCGCCAATGGTGGCGCAAGTCCGGCCGCTCCCTGAAGATGCCAGTCGATGGCGTCAGCGGGCCGACCAAGCCGGTAGGCACTCACACGTCCACCGTGCCGGTAAAGGTGTTCGATCCCGCGGCGCTGCCTGCCGGTGACTACGAGGTGGTCGTGGAGGCATCGAGAGAAGTGGGTGGCCGCGAGATGTTGCGGCTTCCCTTCAAGTGGGACGGCCATGCTGCCGTCGATACCGCAACCCAAGGCAAAACCGAACTTGGGAAAATCAAGTTCACGATCACTCCCTGA
- a CDS encoding PepSY-associated TM helix domain-containing protein, translated as MQVAEAPRPAAADPAIASARDAAKKRKAFWTKQFYLWHWVSSAICLAAMLLFAFTGITLNHAGQIPAKPQVTETKLKLPDDLLGKIAATEGEADSKAALPDELSAWLRKELRTPIKGKVAEWSEFEIYLGLPRPGGDAWVSIDRETGEVVHELTNRGAISYLNDLHKGRHTGPVWSWFIDIFSIACVVFCLTGLALLWVHAKRRPKTWPIVAAGILLPVILIVFFVH; from the coding sequence ATGCAGGTCGCCGAAGCACCACGTCCCGCCGCTGCCGATCCAGCCATCGCAAGTGCCAGAGACGCTGCGAAGAAGCGGAAGGCTTTCTGGACGAAGCAATTTTACCTCTGGCACTGGGTTAGCAGCGCGATCTGCCTGGCGGCGATGCTGCTCTTTGCCTTCACGGGCATCACCCTCAATCATGCAGGGCAGATCCCCGCAAAGCCGCAAGTCACCGAGACGAAGCTCAAGCTTCCTGATGATCTGTTAGGCAAGATCGCGGCGACGGAAGGGGAAGCGGACTCGAAGGCGGCGCTGCCGGACGAGTTGTCGGCATGGCTCCGCAAAGAGCTGCGTACGCCGATCAAGGGGAAGGTGGCGGAGTGGTCGGAATTTGAGATCTACCTGGGTCTGCCGCGTCCCGGCGGAGACGCTTGGGTGAGCATCGATCGCGAGACAGGAGAGGTGGTCCATGAACTGACGAACCGCGGGGCGATCTCCTATTTGAACGATCTCCACAAAGGCCGGCATACCGGACCCGTGTGGTCGTGGTTCATTGACATCTTTTCAATCGCATGCGTCGTATTTTGCCTGACTGGTCTGGCCCTGCTCTGGGTCCATGCCAAGCGGCGACCGAAGACCTGGCCGATCGTGGCTGCGGGCATCCTCTTGCCCGTGATCCTGATCGTCTTCTTCGTTCACTGA
- a CDS encoding TonB-dependent receptor has product MKTDPAQLLLNLRTTSRPDGLAVTGTLLALSQLAAPVAVAQEEKKDENKKPEELAELVVDANQEKKLYKPERLQSPKVTQPLRDVAKTITVIPTEVMKAQNATNLRDVLRNVPGISMQAGEGGGGPAGDNLSIRGFSSRSDIFVDGMRDTAGGGYSRDPFNFEQVEVTKGPSSTTTGRGSTGGSINIVTKTPHLDNGYNFNLGGGTDDYFRGTFDVNQEIPNLNGVAVRLNGLYHDQMIPGRDYVENERWGIAPSIAFGLGTDTRFTLNYMHLDQDNVPDYGIPWVARTSTNPMLPPGIPYGVGFDSYYGNLNRDYEKTITDILTGTFEHDFNEDLKLRSTLRYGHNVRDSVTTAPRFVNVNTSPILNQQFQSRDQTDESYYSQTDLRYDFNTGTVEHQVVGGLELGREDSINHGRTAYNLDGTPVTTAQTPQTNLWFPNPFGDPDLAIRNGSFTETSSDIVALYLFDTITINKNWEVNGGLRWDYYDTDYTSRTTAGVITPLQRDDSMLSYQAAVTYKPVEEGSIYLSYGTSFNPSTENLTYIAAPTGTNNTLSLFQADPEENETVELGAKWEFFDEKLLVSGAVFRTEKTNARTTDPADPSVVTLTGEQVVKGFEFGVTGQITDKWSITGGYTYLDGEVKESAVPAEVGSELSNTPENSFSIWTDYVLPAGFNVGAGAQFVDSRFNNNNETTRQTAPSFTIFNAMVGYQATENLSLQLNINNLTDEDYIDRVGGGHFVPGAGRSAVLSATMTF; this is encoded by the coding sequence ATGAAAACAGACCCTGCCCAGCTTCTGCTGAATCTTCGCACGACTTCCCGTCCAGACGGCCTTGCCGTGACTGGAACCCTTCTGGCCCTAAGCCAACTGGCCGCTCCTGTCGCGGTGGCCCAGGAAGAAAAGAAGGATGAGAACAAGAAGCCGGAAGAACTCGCAGAGCTGGTGGTGGATGCGAACCAAGAGAAGAAGCTCTACAAGCCGGAGCGCCTGCAGTCCCCGAAGGTGACCCAGCCGCTGCGCGACGTGGCGAAGACCATCACCGTCATCCCGACCGAGGTGATGAAGGCCCAGAACGCGACCAACCTGCGCGACGTGCTGCGCAACGTGCCGGGCATTTCCATGCAGGCCGGTGAAGGCGGCGGCGGTCCAGCCGGTGACAACCTTTCGATCCGAGGGTTCTCGTCCCGCTCGGATATTTTTGTCGATGGCATGCGTGACACCGCTGGCGGCGGTTACAGCCGTGACCCGTTCAACTTCGAGCAAGTCGAAGTGACCAAGGGCCCGAGCTCCACGACGACCGGCCGCGGTTCCACCGGTGGTTCGATCAACATCGTCACCAAGACCCCGCACCTCGACAACGGTTACAATTTCAACCTCGGCGGCGGCACGGATGACTATTTCCGCGGCACCTTCGACGTGAATCAGGAGATCCCGAATCTCAACGGCGTGGCCGTGCGACTCAACGGTCTCTATCACGACCAGATGATCCCGGGCCGCGACTACGTCGAGAACGAGCGCTGGGGCATTGCTCCTTCGATCGCCTTCGGCTTGGGCACGGACACGCGCTTCACGCTGAACTACATGCACCTCGATCAGGACAATGTGCCTGATTACGGCATTCCTTGGGTCGCCCGCACGAGCACGAACCCGATGCTGCCACCGGGTATCCCGTATGGCGTCGGCTTTGACAGCTACTACGGCAACCTGAACCGCGACTACGAGAAGACCATCACGGACATCCTTACCGGGACCTTCGAGCATGACTTCAACGAGGACCTCAAGCTCCGCAGCACCCTGCGCTATGGCCACAACGTCCGTGACTCCGTCACGACCGCGCCGCGCTTCGTGAATGTGAACACGAGTCCGATCCTCAACCAGCAGTTCCAATCCCGCGACCAGACGGACGAGTCCTACTATAGCCAGACCGACCTGCGCTACGACTTCAACACCGGCACTGTCGAGCACCAGGTGGTTGGCGGTCTTGAGCTCGGACGTGAAGACTCGATCAACCACGGCCGCACGGCTTACAACCTTGATGGCACGCCGGTGACCACGGCGCAGACGCCGCAGACCAACCTCTGGTTCCCGAATCCTTTCGGCGATCCGGATCTGGCGATTCGCAACGGCTCCTTTACCGAGACATCTTCCGATATCGTGGCCCTGTATCTCTTCGATACAATCACGATCAACAAGAACTGGGAAGTCAACGGTGGCCTGCGCTGGGACTACTACGATACCGATTACACCTCCCGGACCACGGCGGGCGTCATCACTCCGCTTCAGCGCGATGATTCGATGCTGAGCTATCAAGCGGCAGTCACCTACAAGCCGGTGGAAGAGGGTAGCATCTACCTTTCCTACGGCACCTCCTTCAATCCCTCGACGGAGAACCTGACCTACATCGCTGCTCCGACCGGCACGAACAACACCCTGAGCCTTTTCCAAGCCGATCCGGAAGAGAACGAGACGGTGGAACTCGGTGCCAAGTGGGAATTCTTCGATGAGAAGCTCCTCGTTTCCGGGGCTGTCTTCCGCACCGAGAAGACCAATGCCCGCACCACGGATCCGGCGGATCCGAGTGTCGTGACCCTTACCGGCGAGCAAGTGGTGAAGGGCTTCGAATTCGGCGTGACCGGCCAGATCACTGACAAGTGGAGCATCACCGGTGGCTATACCTACCTCGACGGCGAGGTGAAGGAGTCCGCGGTGCCTGCCGAGGTCGGGAGCGAGCTGAGCAATACTCCGGAGAATTCCTTCAGCATCTGGACCGACTACGTCCTCCCTGCCGGCTTCAATGTCGGCGCGGGTGCCCAGTTTGTGGACAGCCGTTTCAACAATAACAACGAGACGACCCGCCAGACCGCACCGAGCTTCACCATCTTCAATGCGATGGTGGGCTACCAAGCGACGGAGAACCTTTCTCTCCAGCTTAACATCAACAACCTCACCGATGAAGATTACATCGATCGCGTCGGCGGTGGTCACTTCGTCCCGGGGGCAGGCCGCTCGGCAGTGTTGAGCGCCACCATGACCTTCTGA
- a CDS encoding Fe2+-dependent dioxygenase — protein MIVCIPDVLTPELTAEFRRLLESADWEDGKATAGHQAVKAKDNMQIPATHPVARQVGDAIVRALGANPLFMSAALPLHFLPPMFNRYSGGQTYGTHVDAAIRNVPGTGHRIRTDLSCTLFFSGPEEYEGGELIIEDTYGSKSVKLPAGHMVLYPATSLHRVTPVTSGTRLCSFFWVQSMIRSDEQRSILFDLDLAIQRLAASLPDHPAASQSGVQLTGVYHNLIRQWAEM, from the coding sequence ATGATTGTCTGCATTCCCGATGTCCTCACCCCGGAGCTAACCGCCGAATTCCGCCGTCTGCTGGAATCCGCCGATTGGGAAGACGGAAAGGCCACCGCTGGCCATCAGGCGGTGAAGGCGAAGGACAATATGCAGATCCCTGCCACCCATCCGGTCGCCCGCCAGGTGGGCGACGCCATCGTTCGCGCGCTCGGGGCGAATCCCCTCTTCATGTCAGCGGCCCTTCCCCTTCATTTCCTGCCGCCGATGTTCAATCGCTACTCCGGCGGTCAAACCTACGGCACCCATGTCGATGCCGCGATCCGGAATGTCCCCGGCACCGGCCACCGCATCCGCACGGACCTCTCCTGCACCCTCTTCTTCTCCGGACCGGAGGAATACGAGGGCGGAGAACTGATCATCGAGGACACCTATGGCTCAAAGAGCGTGAAGCTCCCCGCCGGCCACATGGTGCTTTATCCCGCCACCAGCCTCCACCGCGTCACCCCGGTCACCAGCGGCACCCGCCTCTGCTCCTTCTTTTGGGTCCAAAGCATGATCCGCTCCGACGAGCAGCGCTCGATCCTCTTCGACCTCGACCTCGCGATCCAGCGCCTCGCCGCCAGCCTCCCGGATCACCCCGCCGCCAGCCAATCCGGAGTCCAGCTCACCGGGGTCTACCACAATCTCATCCGCCAGTGGGCGGAGATGTAG
- a CDS encoding alpha-hydroxy acid oxidase has product MLLPPLSAIPPWVVSLDDYEGLAKERVEAGVWAYLCGASGDEATLAENREAFGRIKLSPRIFRDLSSASTALTLFGREYAHPIFIAPTAFHRMFHPEGELATVLGASAMESCLTVSTSASTGIEDIVSQATVPPWFQLYIQPDRGFTAELVKRVEAAGCGALVVTADAPLSGLRNREQRAMFRVPAGIEAVNLRGMKAVPPSDRVFGSELLASVPVWKDLEWLRSLTGLPVILKGVIDPEDAVIAADEGVSGIVVSNHGGRTLDTVPAAIEVLPRIADRLEGALPLLMDGGIRRGTDILKALALGASAVMVGRPVIHGLAAAGATGVAHVLKILRTELEIAIALTGRATLKEVDRSVIW; this is encoded by the coding sequence ATGCTTCTCCCGCCGCTGTCCGCTATTCCTCCCTGGGTGGTTTCGCTCGATGATTACGAGGGGCTTGCCAAGGAACGGGTAGAGGCTGGGGTTTGGGCCTATCTTTGCGGAGCATCCGGGGATGAAGCGACGCTGGCTGAGAACCGTGAGGCTTTCGGACGGATCAAGCTGAGTCCGAGGATTTTCCGGGATCTTTCCTCGGCGAGCACGGCTCTCACGCTCTTTGGCCGGGAGTATGCGCATCCCATCTTCATCGCGCCCACGGCTTTTCACCGGATGTTTCACCCGGAAGGAGAGCTGGCGACGGTGCTGGGGGCCTCGGCGATGGAAAGCTGCCTGACGGTGAGCACCTCCGCGAGCACAGGGATCGAGGATATTGTTTCACAGGCGACGGTGCCGCCTTGGTTTCAGCTCTACATCCAGCCGGACCGTGGTTTCACGGCGGAGCTGGTGAAGCGGGTGGAAGCGGCCGGATGTGGCGCGCTGGTGGTGACGGCGGATGCGCCGCTTTCCGGGCTGCGCAATCGCGAGCAGCGGGCGATGTTCCGGGTGCCTGCGGGAATCGAGGCGGTGAACTTGCGCGGGATGAAAGCGGTGCCGCCTTCGGATCGGGTTTTTGGCAGCGAATTGCTGGCGAGCGTGCCGGTGTGGAAGGATCTGGAATGGCTGCGATCATTGACGGGGCTCCCGGTGATCTTAAAGGGCGTGATCGATCCGGAAGACGCGGTGATTGCGGCGGATGAAGGAGTCTCCGGGATCGTGGTGTCCAATCACGGCGGACGGACCCTGGATACAGTGCCCGCCGCGATCGAGGTGCTGCCGCGGATTGCTGATCGTTTGGAGGGGGCCTTGCCGCTGCTGATGGATGGGGGGATCCGGCGGGGGACGGATATCTTGAAGGCGTTGGCGCTAGGGGCCTCGGCGGTGATGGTAGGCCGACCAGTGATTCACGGGTTGGCCGCGGCGGGGGCAACGGGCGTGGCGCACGTGCTGAAGATCCTGCGCACGGAACTGGAAATCGCGATAGCGCTGACGGGGCGGGCGACCTTGAAAGAGGTGGATCGTTCGGTGATCTGGTGA